GACGAAGCACACGATTCTGCCTTGTGATCGAGGAGGTGGTGTCGCCTGGACGGCTGGGCCGTGGGCCCCCGTGGGCTGCCGTGGGCCTTCGGCTCAAAAAGGTTttcaagctcgagctcggctcgattCAAGCCGAGCCGATATCTCCTTTGGCTCTGGAAGCCGCAGCAGCCATCTAttactgcgccgccgccgcctccaactTTTCGGTCGCCTTCGTCGTCTCCGTCAAAGCGACGCGAGCGCGAGAGCGAGGAGGAGAGCCCGagatctcggcggcggcggcggcggcgatggcgctctCCGACCGCTCCCGCGAGTCGCTCCTGCCGAGCTTCCTCTACTCGACGGCGGGGGCGCGGCCGTAcaccgcgggcggcggcggcgccgccttccgcctccccgccgcggcggccccgGGAGGTGTAGGAGGGGGCGCGCCGATCGAGATCCAGGCGCCCAGGGAGAAGATCGAGATGTACTCGCCGGCGTTCTACGCCGCCTGCACGGCCGGGGGCATCGCCAGCTGCGGCCTCACCCACATGGCGGTCACCCCGCTCGACCTCGTCAAGTGCAACATGCAGGTCGGTTGCTAGATTTTAGATCCGGAAATTGGTTCATGCCACGCCTCATGCACTTGTTTGGATCGGGGTTGCCTTTTGCTAGATCCGTCGGCGTGCTATTTAGTTCGAAGCGATTAGCATTGTTGAATCTATTTGTATAGATTCCTTGTTACTCTGCCGATTAGTTGTTTGCTCGTTATTTAGTTGGCGAGTTGTAGATTTGCTGATGTTCGTTATTTTGAATTCATTATCAACATGAAGCGTATCAATAGTAGGATAATTGATTTGGGAATTAGATGATGTGCGATAATTTTTATTACGGGTGCCTGATTAGATCTAATTTGTTAAACAGAGTTAGTGAATTTTATAGCTTGCCAATCCGGTTGTGTGAGAACTGAGAACCATCTATCCTGTGGACATTTTCACTCCTCCTAAGGAAGTGTTAGCATCTCTTATGATTAACATGGTTATGTTGTGCCGCACCTCAAATTATAATGCCTGCTTTAGTACATTACTGGGTGCATTGTTAGAaggtatatatatttacatagaGAACATATACAAAAGGTATACATCGTTTTGTTGGTTTGTCCGAAGATCATTGATCGTTCTAACATGATTATGTTTGTAACCATTACCAGATTGATCCAGCAAAGTACAAGAGCATCACATCTGGGTTTGGAATATTGGCTAAGGAGCAAGGAGTCAGGGGCTTCTTCAGGGGCTGGGTTCCCACTCTTCTTGGCTACAGTGCTCAGGGCGCCTGCAAGTTTGGGTTTTATGAATTCTTTAAGAAGTACTACTCAGACATTGCAGGACCTGAGTACGCTCAGAAATATAAGACGCTCATATACCTTGCTGGCTCAGCTTCTGCGGAGGTCATTGCTGATGTGGCATTGTGCCCTTTCGAAGCTGTGAAAGTCCGTGTGCAGACACAGCCTGGATTTGCTCGTGGGCTTGGCGATGGGCTCCCCAAGTTCATTAAATCCGAGGGTGCCTTGGGGTACATAAATCCTTTTATTGTATTAGAATTTGAATTGATTTCTTTCTACTGGCGTTCACTTTAATGTGATATAAAAGCATTGGATTTTGTGATGTCACAACTTTTGTTTTCAAATATTGCAGTCTTTACAAAGGGATTGTTCCTCTTTGGGGGCGTCAAATTCCTTGTAAGTAAATTCGATCTGGCTGACCTAAATTTGTGTTGTTTTTATATTCATCAATAGAATAAGATTGTCTCCATTACTATAGTATTATCGAATGGTAAATATGTTGGATTTTCTTGTGGGGAAATATGTTGTATTTACCCTATGCATCATTGCAATGAGACTTTTTCCTCTGTGCTAAATTATATACTGCCTAGTTAAGATAGGTTTGATTGATCCCCTTTCCATTGTAGCTTCAAAATTATGCACCTGCTGACTTGCTGATAATACGACTTCTGGATTTGCAATTTTCTCACTTATGTTTACTTCCTAATAAATTATAGTTGAGTCTTCTGTCATATGTTTATATTGGTTGTTCTCACTTGTTGGTTCCATTGTGTACAACATTGCTCCTCAGTTCCTCACATTTAAAACAGTCACATAACAAGCTTGCACTTGCAAAACTACTAGTCATTTTCTGGCATTAAGTTCATCTGTAGTTGATGTGTCACTAGTTCTTAGTGTAATTATTTAAAGTTTGCCAGGCATGTGAAATTTTAGTTTTGTCAAATTCGGAGCCAAATTGACAACATTTGTAAATCAGAATTTATGCTTCCCATAGCTCATGTCTGGTTGTTTTTTGGTATCATAAGAAATATATCTTGCCAAATACCTTCTCTATTTCTACCTTTagacattattattatttttaataatgatATACTCAGATACAATGATGAAGTTTGCATCCTTTGAGACCATTGTTGAACAAATCTACAAGCATGCTGTTCCTGTCCCGAAGTCAGAGTGTAGCAAATCATTCCAGTTGGGTATCAGCTTTGCTGGTGGTTACATTGCCGGTGTCTTCTGTGCTATTGTTTCTCACCCGGCAGATAATCTAGTCTCTTTCCTGAACAATGCCAAGGGTGCTACAGTGGGTGATGTGAGTTTATTACTTATTACAATGCTCTGGTATTAATGCATTGTGGTGCTTTGCTTTTGAAGTTTTGTTGATGAGCAACTGATTACAGTTATGTATTTCTGTAGGCTGTTAAGAAGCTTGGTCTCTGGGGTCTATTCACTCGTGGACTGCCCCTACGTATTGTCATGATCGGTACCCTTACTGGAGCTCAATGGGGAATTTATGATGCATTCAAAGTCATGGTTGGATTGTAAGTATCTTTCTTTATTATTACTGTCATTAGAACAGCGTCATTATCTTTCGATTGAATCAGTAAATTGAGAATTCACTTTATAATTTAACAGGCCAACTACCGGTGGTGTTACGCCAGCACCATCCACTTCAGATGCTGGATTGAAAGCTGTCAGTGCCTGATTTTCTCATTAGGACAACTTGGTTATTTTTGGAACTTATCGTTCTTCATGGATGGAAAATATATTGGTCACATGAGTTCAATTATATTtttgtttaaaatttttgtAGAGGATGACTATGTCATCTTTGGAATGAGAGGAACTCGTTAAAACAGacaatgatatattttttttgtccaagTGTAAGTTCTAATATTTGGTATAAAATAAGATTTAGGAACTTGGTATTCCCTCCGCCCCtaaatataaagaattttggttgaatgtgacacatcctaatacaacgaatttGGACAGACTTCATGTCCACATTCGTTGTAATAGGATATGCCATATCCAAGCAAAATCTataagggacggagggagtataaaataagATTTAGGAACCCAGATGGTTAGCGCACAGGTTGTGTTCCATTTCCTTTACCACCATATTCataaatttaattattttatactaCTCTACATGTATCTTTGGGGCATTCCCCATTTTACGATGTAAATTACTCCTTGTTCAGTTATTCATCTTCTGTTCCCCTCATATTTCTGGAGGCAATCCCTGATTCCCCGTGCAAATGACGACAGGGATAAAGctgtcacttttttttttctcagtatGAGTTGATTGTGCAATCCTGATTGTCTGGAATCGTTGAAATAGTATTTGGTTATTGTTACTAGTTGCAAACCTGTGGTCTTCATCATGTTATATTCGCTACAATATCCACAACCTGCAATGCATGCTGGAGTACTCTGTTTTTTAGTTTGTTAGAGTTTTACTCTCGCTCCATGTTCTAAAGAGAATGGAAGATAGTATGAAGGCCTAATTTAGTCATGCATGAGCACGGCTCACACAATAGTGGTGCAATTGATTGAATGATTGGCCTAATCCTTTGTCTGACACAGAAATGGACCCATTGTTCCCTTCCATTTTCTGCTAAGCTGTCTCCACAATATGAACTATATATTCTCTGTTCCTGACAATCTATTCGCACTGAAGCACACTCTAGAGATCTACTTATAAATTGCCATCCACTAGAACACTTGAACCACATACCAAAGGGAAGTGAAGCACACCTACCACAGCTTCCATTGCTGCCTTCTTGCTTCCATCTCGTTTACGATATGGAGATGGAGTTCGACATGGCAATGGACATGATGAGCCAGGAGCAGCTCATGCACATCATCTCACAGCTAGACAGTGCACTGGCGAGCTCGCCTTCTCCAtccacgtcgccgtcggcgtcgccgccgcgacaGTCACCGGCGGCTCATGTTCCAGTACCTCCAGGTCTACTCAACACTACGATGGTTTCTACTTCTCGAGCTCAAgcggcgccgtcggcgccgttgCATCCGGTCGCCGCCACGGCTGCGGTGCAGTCGTCGTCGCGGGGCATTATGTACACGACGACGCGCCAGGGCGTCATcgacgcggcggaggaggaggaggcggcggcgccgcggccgcggcggcgcaacGCGCGGGTGTCGAGCGAGCCGCAGAGCGTGGCGGCGAGGCTGCGTCGGGAGCGCGTGAGCCAGCGGATGCGCGCGCTGCAGCGGCTCGtccccggcggcgcgaggctgGACACGGCGTCCATGCTGGAGGAGGCCATCCGCTACGTCAAGTTCCTCAAGGGCCACGTCCAGTCGctggagcgcgccgccgccgcgctgcacATGCAcggcggccacgccgccgccgccggcttcgccggcgacgcgggagACGCCGTCTACTCCTGCCCGTCGTACTACGCCTAGTTAGATATTCATAGATATTCGAGCGTTCACTCGTGTGacatgatgcatgcatgcatgtgctatGACTATGTAATTAAATTGAACTAAAGCCGGAAGTGAGAGTTTAGTTAGTGATATAATTAAACCATTGTGACTGTACAACAACTGCATGTGATAAAATCTGTAATGTACTACATGTTCTACAAATTGTTCTTAGGATTCCATgggttgcatgcatgcaagcatagACAAATTCATCACAACATGTCATGTTTAATGCTGCAACATGACAGCATCATTAGCCTAGGATGCTCCATATATGGAATGGATGGATAATTGCAGCTGGTAATTAAAAATGCTCATCGACAAAACAAGCTTTTGCATTGCATGTTCTTGCGTGTGCCCCTCACTGTCCGATTTAATGTCAGTAATGCAAATGTGCAATGTACAGAGCCCAAATCATGCACTGGCCTGGGGAGCCCACCAAAGGCACCAACCATGTGATGGATCGGCGATGAGCCGAACGATGGGCTGGTCCACCGGGCCTCGTTGTGGCACGGTTCGACACGTGTTGAGTCTGGCCCATTGGGACCCTTGCAAATCCTCGTCGCATCGTATCATCTGATCATCTCATCGGTTTTCAGAACGTGCAGCACTTTTTTCTGCGTACCTTCGTGAAAAGGCGAAAGATGGGATCTTTCGTAGAGAACTCCACAGATCAAGGTGTGTTGGCTAGTTCTCGTTCCCATCCAGCACGAACACGGAAAACAAAACGATCCATTAggacgtgattaattaagtattacttcctccgtttcacaatgtaagactttctaacattgcctacattcatttagatattgatcaatctagacatatgtatgtgtttagattcattaacatctatatgtatgtggacaatgctagaaagtcttacattgtgaaacggagggagtagctattttttttcaaaaatagattaatttgatttttttaagcaactttcatatagaaactttttcaaaacacacaccatttaacagtttgaaaaacgtgcgcatGGAAAAAGAGACAGTGGGTTAAGAAAAGAGGCATCCGAACACACCCCAACTTGTACTATTAATAATATCTAATCAGTCGGATCATGCTGAGTGCGTAAAACTTGTTTCTAGATTTATTAGCAATGGTTGCCATAGCTACATTACTATATATGTACTACCTCTAGCTATGAAGGAATTTTAATCCTCTAGCTATGAAGGATTATGTCTTTTAGAGACAAGGGTGTAGTATTTGTAACTCGAGGTGTGGAAACGGATCGAATAATTTTCAATCGAGTTGAGAATTAGAGTTGAATTATGGTAGTATTTCTACAATCTGACGGAGAAGGATTACTTGATTTTTATGCGGATTGTCTGACGAAGTGCTATTTGAACGTTTCGATATTTTTCACATATCACCACACCATATAAATATTTGTCTAACTGTTATGCCTCCCCTGCCGTCATATATCATTTACAGGTTCTGTAAAAGAAAGTTCAAAATTTCCCAAAAATACTTTAACATGTATCCAATTCAACACCAAACGGAGCCTTCAGCACACTATGACCCCTGTTCAGTAGTGGGAAAATCATTTTAGCATATGATTGAGTGATtacttcaaaataaaaataatatatttatctgatatttCCCATAACCTCTCTGTAAAAaaggcaattgcaaatttaccacaaTTTTAAATCGTTATTGCAGaactgccactagaaaattgcaaaaataccacCAGAACTATTattcgagtggcatccttgTAAAATTGAAAAAACCGGTAGTAAATTTGTAAATGCcctattttttttacatcagACATACCGTTTAGTAATTTTAAAAAACTAGAGTTATATCATTCCAGGGGACTACTTGTCCGTGCGGTACAGCTTGTCCTGGTTCGTCCACTCTCCCGTGCTCCATTGTCAACAAAACTGCTAGTAGGAGCCAGCTTTAGGACCACAGCAAAACACTTCAAAATCGAGGATCTCCGGTGCTCCCCCTGCCCTGAC
The Oryza sativa Japonica Group chromosome 6, ASM3414082v1 DNA segment above includes these coding regions:
- the LOC4340459 gene encoding mitochondrial phosphate carrier protein 3, mitochondrial, encoding MASPARRSTRFCLVIEEVVSPGRLGRGPPWAAVGLRLKKVFKLELGSIQAEPISPLALEAAAAIYYCAAAASNFSVAFVVSVKATRARERGGEPEISAAAAAAMALSDRSRESLLPSFLYSTAGARPYTAGGGGAAFRLPAAAAPGGVGGGAPIEIQAPREKIEMYSPAFYAACTAGGIASCGLTHMAVTPLDLVKCNMQIDPAKYKSITSGFGILAKEQGVRGFFRGWVPTLLGYSAQGACKFGFYEFFKKYYSDIAGPEYAQKYKTLIYLAGSASAEVIADVALCPFEAVKVRVQTQPGFARGLGDGLPKFIKSEGALGLYKGIVPLWGRQIPYTMMKFASFETIVEQIYKHAVPVPKSECSKSFQLGISFAGGYIAGVFCAIVSHPADNLVSFLNNAKGATVGDAVKKLGLWGLFTRGLPLRIVMIGTLTGAQWGIYDAFKVMVGLPTTGGVTPAPSTSDAGLKAVSA
- the LOC107275851 gene encoding transcription factor HEC2, which produces MEMEFDMAMDMMSQEQLMHIISQLDSALASSPSPSTSPSASPPRQSPAAHVPVPPGLLNTTMVSTSRAQAAPSAPLHPVAATAAVQSSSRGIMYTTTRQGVIDAAEEEEAAAPRPRRRNARVSSEPQSVAARLRRERVSQRMRALQRLVPGGARLDTASMLEEAIRYVKFLKGHVQSLERAAAALHMHGGHAAAAGFAGDAGDAVYSCPSYYA